From the genome of Acidobacteriota bacterium:
CTGCATCAGCTCCAAGGACCGGTTCGCGCGCCAGACGACGTCCTGGTCGGCGGTGCCATCATGGCACAGGACGATCCCTCGCCGTGTGGCCTCGATCTCCCGGAGATAATCCGCCGCGCAGGCTTGCGGATCCTTGTGATCTCTCCAGCTCGCCCAATCGCCGGCATCGATATCCCAGTGGACCGGTCCGACATGGCTCAACGACGCGGTCAGGCTGGAGTTCAGGGCCGCTGCGACGCCCGGGCTCCAGCAGCCGTACGGGGGGCGCAAATAGACGACGGGGGAATCGATCCAGTTCCGGATCAGGCCGTCGGTTCGCGTCACTTGCGAGACGACGTCTCCGCCGACCGCGCCAAGCTCCACGAGGTTGGGATGGTCGAACGTATGATTGCCGATCAAATGGCCGAGGCTTTCGACACTCGGCAGGATCCCGGGAAGATCGGCGGCGAACTTCCCGGCCATGAAGAAGGTGGCCCGTATACCCTGGTCGCTGAGGTATTGCGCCAGCTCGACTGTTCGGGTGCCAACCCCCGGGCCCGTTGTCGCTCCCGGGCCGTCGTCGAACGTGAGCGAAAGCGTCCCTTCCGGCAGCGAAGCTCCGCGGATCAGGTCATCACGATACATCTTCGGATCCTCCTTTCCCGGATGGCGTTACAGCCGCGCGGCCGGCAGGGGGCCGTTCAGGCCTTCGAGCCAAATGGCCTCATGCTCGGGATCGAACCTCCCCCCTGCTGATCCAAGAATAATTCCGGCAACTGCACGTGTCAAGAAGGCTTAAGCCCCCTGCCATGGACATGGGAAACACTCTCCCTGGCCGGCTGAACGGCGGATCCGTGGCTCCCGTCCGGCCGGGAAAACCCTTGACAGACCTAGGCCTTGGTGCGATATGTACGAGAATAGAGGGGCAAGAGTCGTATCCTGAGCCAAGATGCGGAATGGCCTTTTAGGACCAGAAGCATGAGACCGCGGCAGCAGGTCGTCGTCATCGCTCTGCTCCTGATGTTCGCCATCGGGATCGGCGTTCCGTCCGGACTTGCCCAAAC
Proteins encoded in this window:
- a CDS encoding polysaccharide deacetylase family protein; translated protein: MYRDDLIRGASLPEGTLSLTFDDGPGATTGPGVGTRTVELAQYLSDQGIRATFFMAGKFAADLPGILPSVESLGHLIGNHTFDHPNLVELGAVGGDVVSQVTRTDGLIRNWIDSPVVYLRPPYGCWSPGVAAALNSSLTASLSHVGPVHWDIDAGDWASWRDHKDPQACAADYLREIEATRRGIVLCHDGTADQDVVWRANRSLELMQSLVPMLRARGYKFCRLDEVPGMPGGDQSALPIALRGYNGLYVSPQGGGGGAIIVNGPAAGPWEPLVVEDLYCGKVALRVTTGQYVSPQNGGGGEVLANGPAVGEWEPLDLISLGGNKVAFRTITGHFLTCDAASGGTLKALSWLSLQPTSVFTFEYLP